The DNA segment GTCGGCAGCCTCACTCCGCATGTCGGCGGTGGCACCTTCCGCTACGATCCGCTGCCGTCGAATTTCGTCTCGCGCCGCCGCCGCCTGCGTTTCGTCTATTTCGACGGAGCGTCTCTGCGCGCGCTGAGCTACGCCGAGCTTCGCGACATCCAGACTCCCGCATAGCTCTCCCACTGGGAGACGCCACCCAATCTGCTCGGAATGAGTTTCTCGACCGGCTGGAAAGCTGGGAAGTGCGTGCCGACAGCCTGATGCTGCGCGGCTATCCGTAAATTAGGCAGCGATGGCTGCGGGACTGCGGTCGCTGACCAGCGCAATCGCAGCCTTCAATACATCCACGCCCGCGCCTTGCTTCACGCCGTGCTCGGCGAGATGACGGCGGAACGCCCGCGCACCGGGCACGCCGTGGAACGCGCCGACAAAATGCCGCGTGATGGAGTGCAGCCGCGTACCCAGGCTGAGCTCGCGCTCGATATAGGGCATCATCGCCTCGAACACGTCCTTCACGGTGGCGAACGGCGCCGCCTCGCCGAACAGTTCGGCATCGACGTCGATGAGCCGCCACGGCTCCTGATAGGCCGCGCGTCCCAGCATCACGCCGTCGACATGAGCGAGGTGCTGCTTTGCCTCTTCAAGATTGCCGATGCCGCCGTTGATGATGACGGGTACGCCAGGCATTGCCGCCTTGAGCCGGTACACGCGATCATAGTCGAGCGGCGGAATATCGCGGTTTTCCTTTGGCGACAGCCCGTTCAACCAGGCCTTGCGGGCATGAACGATCAACGCGTCGGCACCTGCCGCAACCACGGCGCGCGCGAGCGTATCGAGGGCTGCTTCCGGGTCCTGATCGTCGATGCCGATCCGGCATTTGACCGTCACAGGGATCACCACAGCCTGCTTCATCGCAGCCACGCAGGCGGCAACAAGCTCAGGCTCCGCCATCAGGCAGGCGCCGAAGCGGCCTTCCTTCACCCGGTCTGACGGGCAGCCGACATTGAGGTTGATTTCATCGTAGCCAAAATCCTCGCCGATCCTGGCCGAGGTCGCGAGGTCGCGCGGGTCGGACCCGCCGAGCTGGAGCGCCACGGGATGCTCGCTTTGGTCGAACGCCAATAGCCGCCGCCGGTCGCCATGAATGATGGCGCCTGATGTCAGCATCTCCGTGTACAGCCGTCCACGGCGCGTCATCAGGCGATGGAAGACGCGGCAATGCCGGTCAGTCCAATCCATCATGGGTGCGCAAGAAAATCGATAATCTTGATATTTCAACTATTTAACCTGCCATCTCAATGGGATGAAGGAAGAACATGGGCACCCCAAACTAGACGAAATTGCACACGTTTGTACCCGTTTTGACCTCTCTGCGCACACATAGCGCACACGAAATAGGGAGTGCAAACGCCCGTGGCCAGCTTCACGCAGTTGCCGTCCGGGAACTGGCGCGTCCAAGTCCGTCGGAAGAACCGCTACGTGGCAGAGACCTTTCGCCGCCGCAAGGACGGCGAGGAATGGGCGCTCGACATGGAGCGCAATATTGATCGCAGTGGGTCACCGAAGCCGCGTGCTGTCGTAAAGGCTCGAACCTTCGGCGACATCATCGACCTGCACGTCCAAGACATGCACGAGGTCGGCCGCCCTCCCCGCCGATCTAAGGCAGCCGTATTGGAGGCCCTGAAAGAATCTTTGGGATCCGAGGATCTGCTTTTTCATGACCTGCGGCACGAAGGCACTAGCCGACTCTTTGAGGCAGGACTCTCCATTGAAAAGGTTGCTAGTGCGCGCCGCCACTTTCGAGGTGACCAGGTTTCTTGAGCAGAAGAGACGCAATCAACGCAATGACCAAGGCTATTCCCAAGAGATAGAACGTGTCGCTGAAGGCCAGGATGAATGCCTGCTTCTGCACGACATTGCCGATCGCGACATAGGCACGATGCGCCGCGTCAACCCGATCGATGACACCATGGTTCATGAAATACTGCGTGAGCTGATCGATCCGGGTGCGAGTCGCCTGTTCGAACAGGGAAACCGATTGCGTCAGCACGTTGGAGTGATATTGCTCGCGCTTGGTTAGAACCGTCTGCAGCAAGGCGATGCCGATCGCACCGCCGAGATTGCGCAACATGTTGAAGAGCCCAGACGCCGAACCGGCATTCTCTGCCTCGATACCCGAAGTGGCAACGGCGGAGAGCGGGGCGAAGGCGAGCGCCTGTCCGACGGCGCGCACAACATTGGGCCAGAACAATTGATCGGATGCAAAATCCGGCGTCATGTAGATGTTCATGAAGTTGCTGGCGGCGAACAGCGCGAAGCCTATGCCGATAATCAATCGCACGTCGAAGCGCTTCATCAGCCGCGGCACCAGCGGGATCAGCACCAGTTGCGGCAGGCCGGTCCAAGCCAGGACCAAGCCTATCTGCTCGGAATTGTAACCCTGGATCCGCGTCAGATATTGCGGCAGGATGAATACCGATCCGTACAAAGCGATGCCCATCAGGAAGTTGGCGAGGACACCGAAACCGAAATTGCGGCGGGCGAGCAGACGCAGATTCAACAGCGGCTTCTTGCTGGTCAGCTCGATCCAGAAGAATAGCGACAGTGCGACAGCGGCGATCACCGACAACCGCACGATAAAATCCGATCCGAACCAATCGTCCTTGTTGCCTTCCTCGAGCACGGTCTGCAGCGCGCCCAGGCCGATCGCCATGGCGACGATGCCGGGCCAATCGCCCTCGCGCAGCAGCGAGAGCTTCATCGGCTTGGCCTCCAGCGAGAACCACAGCATGCCGAACATCAGCACGCCCGGCGCCAGATTGACGTAGAAGATGTATTCCCAACCCCAGTTCTCGGTAAGATAGCCGCCGATCGTCGGCCCAATCGCGGGCGCGAACGTCGCCGACACCGCGAACATCGCAAGACCGATCGATTGTTTCGTCTTGGGCAGCAAGGTGATGATGAGGGTGAAGGCCATAGGGATCAGCACGCCGCCAAAAAAGCCCTGGAGGGCGCGCAGCACGATCATCTGCGACAGATCCTGCGCCAGCGCGCAGGCGGCGGAAAACACGAGGAACAGCAGGGCATTCGTCAGCAGATAGACGCGGATCGAGAATACCTGCGCGAGCCAGCCACTCAGCGGAATCACGATGATCTCGGCGATCAGATAAGAGGTCGAAATCCAGCCACCATCGTCGATGCCGGCGCCGATCCCGCCTTGAATGTTTTCGAGCGATGCATTCACGATCTGAATGTTGAGCACCGCCATGAAGGCGCCGAGGGTCGCGCCGAACACCGCTATCCAGGTCTTGACGGACACCGCCTGAGAAGTAGCCGCCGATCCCGATGCGAGATCGACCCGCGAGCGATCGCTACCAAGGTCCGATGATGCGGTGTTGATAGTGGTCTGGCGCGTGGTCATGGCCGTCCCCTTGGGTGACAGAAGCGGAATGCGTTGAACGATGAAGCATTTCAGTCGGCCGCCTTTTGGCGCGACTGCGGAGTGGCATTGGACGCAAACCAGCTGCTCGACCGGCGCGCGGCGACTGCGGTGGCCTTGGTGTCGATGGTCGGCTCTGCCGACATTCCGGGGCGCAGCAACCCGGTCAGGCTGC comes from the Bradyrhizobium erythrophlei genome and includes:
- the dusA gene encoding tRNA dihydrouridine(20/20a) synthase DusA produces the protein MKYQDYRFSCAPMMDWTDRHCRVFHRLMTRRGRLYTEMLTSGAIIHGDRRRLLAFDQSEHPVALQLGGSDPRDLATSARIGEDFGYDEINLNVGCPSDRVKEGRFGACLMAEPELVAACVAAMKQAVVIPVTVKCRIGIDDQDPEAALDTLARAVVAAGADALIVHARKAWLNGLSPKENRDIPPLDYDRVYRLKAAMPGVPVIINGGIGNLEEAKQHLAHVDGVMLGRAAYQEPWRLIDVDAELFGEAAPFATVKDVFEAMMPYIERELSLGTRLHSITRHFVGAFHGVPGARAFRRHLAEHGVKQGAGVDVLKAAIALVSDRSPAAIAA
- a CDS encoding MDR family MFS transporter, which gives rise to MTTRQTTINTASSDLGSDRSRVDLASGSAATSQAVSVKTWIAVFGATLGAFMAVLNIQIVNASLENIQGGIGAGIDDGGWISTSYLIAEIIVIPLSGWLAQVFSIRVYLLTNALLFLVFSAACALAQDLSQMIVLRALQGFFGGVLIPMAFTLIITLLPKTKQSIGLAMFAVSATFAPAIGPTIGGYLTENWGWEYIFYVNLAPGVLMFGMLWFSLEAKPMKLSLLREGDWPGIVAMAIGLGALQTVLEEGNKDDWFGSDFIVRLSVIAAVALSLFFWIELTSKKPLLNLRLLARRNFGFGVLANFLMGIALYGSVFILPQYLTRIQGYNSEQIGLVLAWTGLPQLVLIPLVPRLMKRFDVRLIIGIGFALFAASNFMNIYMTPDFASDQLFWPNVVRAVGQALAFAPLSAVATSGIEAENAGSASGLFNMLRNLGGAIGIALLQTVLTKREQYHSNVLTQSVSLFEQATRTRIDQLTQYFMNHGVIDRVDAAHRAYVAIGNVVQKQAFILAFSDTFYLLGIALVIALIASLLLKKPGHLESGGAH